A region from the Colwellia sp. PAMC 21821 genome encodes:
- a CDS encoding DEAD/DEAH box helicase gives MSFTELGLSAPIQKAIAEKGYDTPSPIQAQAIPAVLAGKDVMAAAQTGTGKTAGFTLPILELLSRGDKVRPNQARTLIITPTRELAAQIAENVEMYGKHLPLKSTVVFGGVKINPQMQRLREGVDILVATPGRLLDLYNQNAVRFNQLEILVLDEADRMLDMGFLRDIKKILSLLPKTRQTLLFSATFSPDIRELAKRMVNDPVEISISPKTTTAERVEQSIYSVDKNRKAALLTHLILENDWKQVIVFMKTKHGANKLTKQLDAAGIQAAAIHGNKSQGARTKALAQFKEGKISVLVATDIAARGIDIDQLPQVVNFELPNVPEDYVHRIGRTGRAGSSGHAVSLVCADEIDLLNDVEHVIQTHIPREIVAGFEPVHALPESRNLRALKPKKPKKFKSEGSEHKDGQRSGDNARGNKPTGKNRRHIGNSSASNPYGNSDGNGGGRRRINPTK, from the coding sequence ATGAGTTTTACCGAGTTAGGTTTATCTGCCCCCATTCAAAAAGCGATTGCGGAAAAAGGTTACGATACGCCTTCACCTATTCAAGCCCAAGCTATTCCTGCTGTGCTTGCTGGTAAAGACGTTATGGCTGCTGCACAAACGGGAACAGGTAAAACTGCAGGTTTTACTTTACCAATTCTTGAATTACTTTCTCGCGGCGATAAAGTGCGACCAAACCAAGCGCGAACTCTTATTATTACGCCAACTCGTGAACTTGCGGCACAAATTGCAGAAAACGTAGAAATGTACGGTAAGCACTTACCTTTAAAATCAACCGTAGTTTTTGGTGGTGTTAAAATTAACCCTCAAATGCAACGTTTACGTGAAGGCGTTGATATTTTAGTTGCTACACCGGGCCGACTATTAGATCTCTATAATCAAAATGCTGTTCGCTTTAATCAATTAGAAATTTTAGTTCTTGATGAAGCTGACAGAATGTTAGATATGGGCTTTCTTCGTGATATTAAGAAAATTTTATCATTGCTACCAAAAACGCGCCAAACGCTACTTTTCTCAGCAACGTTTTCTCCTGATATTCGTGAGCTTGCAAAGCGCATGGTTAATGATCCTGTAGAAATTTCAATTAGCCCAAAAACTACTACGGCTGAAAGAGTTGAGCAATCGATCTACTCGGTTGATAAAAACAGAAAAGCAGCGTTGTTAACACATTTAATTCTAGAAAATGACTGGAAACAAGTTATCGTGTTTATGAAAACTAAACATGGTGCAAATAAATTAACTAAACAGTTAGATGCTGCAGGTATTCAAGCCGCTGCTATTCATGGCAATAAAAGCCAAGGCGCCAGGACTAAAGCGTTAGCACAATTTAAAGAAGGCAAAATTAGCGTGCTAGTGGCAACTGATATTGCCGCTCGCGGTATCGATATTGACCAATTACCACAAGTGGTCAATTTTGAATTACCTAATGTGCCTGAAGATTACGTTCACCGTATTGGTCGTACAGGCCGAGCAGGTTCTAGTGGTCATGCCGTATCATTAGTCTGTGCGGATGAAATAGATTTACTTAATGACGTTGAACATGTGATACAAACACACATTCCAAGAGAAATTGTAGCAGGATTTGAACCTGTACACGCCTTACCTGAATCACGTAATTTACGTGCTTTAAAACCTAAAAAACCAAAGAAATTTAAATCGGAAGGTTCTGAGCATAAAGATGGTCAACGCTCTGGTGATAATGCTCGAGGTAATAAGCCTACCGGAAAAAATCGTCGTCATATAGGTAATAGCTCAGCAAGTAACCCTTATGGTAATAGTGATGGCAATGGTGGCGGTCGCCGTCGTATTAATCCAACTAAGTAA
- a CDS encoding DEAD/DEAH box helicase, with the protein MSFSSLALDKSLTDAVKALGYDQPTPIQLQAIPAILANKDIMAGAQTGTGKTAAFALPILQRLGENIPAARPIRALVLTPTRELAQQVYKSFVSYAENTELNIAVAYGGVSIKPQIEAIEKGADILIATPGRLLDHIVTGSVLLIHLETIVFDEADRMLDMGFKDEIDRILNRLPPKRQTLLFSATFDDAIFKLSKTLLNDPELIEVSERNTAATKVEQIVYTVDSDRKRELTSFLIGSKNWQQVLIFTRTKIGADELAKEMSKDGIKTQSIHGDKSQGARDKALAEFKAGKTRALVATDVAARGIDISDLRYVINYELPYIAEDYIHRIGRTGRAGNEGLAISLMSPSETWLLEAVEKVLDTRLMQQWLPGYEPDLTKKDAPARKNTLGQQKKHGRQKAFGDKNKAKPNKPRRR; encoded by the coding sequence ATGAGTTTTTCGTCCCTAGCATTAGATAAATCATTAACTGATGCTGTTAAAGCCTTAGGCTATGATCAGCCAACGCCTATTCAGCTGCAGGCCATTCCTGCTATTTTAGCCAATAAAGACATTATGGCGGGAGCACAAACTGGCACAGGTAAAACCGCTGCGTTTGCTTTACCTATTCTGCAACGCTTAGGCGAGAATATTCCTGCTGCAAGACCTATAAGAGCACTTGTATTAACCCCGACACGTGAGCTGGCTCAGCAAGTGTATAAAAGCTTTGTTAGTTATGCTGAAAACACCGAGCTTAATATTGCCGTTGCGTATGGCGGCGTTAGTATTAAGCCGCAAATTGAAGCCATAGAGAAAGGTGCTGACATACTCATCGCCACGCCTGGCCGTTTGTTAGATCATATAGTTACAGGCAGTGTGTTATTGATTCATCTCGAAACTATTGTGTTTGATGAAGCCGACCGCATGTTAGATATGGGCTTTAAAGATGAAATAGACCGAATTTTAAATCGGCTACCGCCCAAGCGTCAGACATTACTGTTTTCAGCCACTTTTGATGATGCTATTTTCAAACTCAGCAAAACTTTACTTAATGATCCTGAGCTTATTGAAGTTAGTGAACGTAATACCGCAGCTACAAAAGTCGAACAAATTGTTTATACCGTGGACAGCGATCGCAAACGCGAGCTAACGTCATTTCTAATTGGTTCTAAAAACTGGCAACAAGTGCTTATTTTTACTCGTACAAAAATTGGCGCTGATGAACTCGCGAAAGAAATGTCTAAAGACGGCATTAAAACTCAATCGATACATGGTGATAAATCACAAGGTGCGCGTGATAAAGCCTTGGCTGAGTTTAAAGCGGGTAAAACTAGGGCGTTGGTCGCCACAGATGTTGCCGCACGAGGTATCGACATTAGTGATTTACGTTATGTTATTAATTACGAACTTCCCTATATTGCTGAAGACTACATTCACCGTATTGGCCGAACAGGACGAGCAGGTAATGAAGGTTTAGCTATTTCTTTAATGAGCCCGTCAGAAACGTGGTTGTTGGAAGCGGTAGAAAAAGTATTAGACACACGTTTAATGCAACAATGGCTACCAGGCTACGAACCCGATCTAACCAAAAAAGACGCCCCCGCGAGAAAGAATACGTTAGGGCAACAAAAGAAACACGGCCGACAAAAAGCCTTTGGTGATAAAAACAAGGCTAAGCCTAATAAGCCACGTCGTCGTTAA
- a CDS encoding acyl-CoA thioesterase, whose amino-acid sequence MNQPQRDITLRFLAEPQDVNFGGKVHGGAVMKWIDLAAYACAAGWSGRYCVTAYAGGIRFIAPIHVGSLVEVEAKVIYTGNSSMHIALEVNACDPKSLNRRLTTHCIVIMVAVDQNGQSERIPEWIPKTDADIKQHESAKKLMEMRKQIGEEMQIFVE is encoded by the coding sequence ATGAACCAACCACAACGCGATATAACCTTAAGATTTTTAGCTGAGCCACAAGACGTAAACTTTGGCGGTAAAGTCCATGGTGGTGCGGTAATGAAATGGATCGATTTAGCAGCTTACGCCTGTGCAGCAGGTTGGAGTGGCCGTTATTGTGTGACCGCATATGCCGGTGGCATTCGTTTTATAGCGCCGATTCATGTCGGCAGTTTAGTTGAAGTTGAAGCTAAGGTTATTTATACCGGAAACTCTTCCATGCATATAGCATTGGAAGTTAATGCTTGTGATCCTAAGTCGTTAAATCGTCGGTTAACTACACACTGTATCGTGATCATGGTTGCTGTTGATCAAAACGGGCAGTCTGAACGTATCCCTGAATGGATACCAAAAACAGATGCAGATATAAAGCAGCATGAAAGTGCAAAAAAATTAATGGAAATGCGTAAACAGATCGGCGAAGAGATGCAAATTTTTGTAGAATAG
- a CDS encoding YaiI/YqxD family protein encodes MKIWVDADSCPVVIKEILFRAAERTQTPTTLLANHYLKVPPSKVINFVQVTAGFDVADDEIVKRAEANDLVITADIPLAAEVVEKGCLALNPRGELYTEANIRQRLNMRDFMDTLRSSGIETGGAPPISQGDRQAFANNLDKLLAQK; translated from the coding sequence ATGAAAATTTGGGTTGATGCCGACTCTTGTCCGGTAGTCATTAAAGAGATCTTGTTTCGAGCAGCAGAGCGCACACAAACACCCACGACATTATTGGCAAATCATTATTTAAAAGTGCCACCTTCAAAGGTGATTAACTTTGTGCAAGTTACCGCTGGCTTTGATGTAGCCGATGATGAAATTGTTAAACGCGCCGAAGCCAATGATTTAGTCATAACGGCAGACATACCTTTAGCTGCAGAAGTGGTTGAAAAAGGTTGTTTAGCACTGAATCCTAGAGGTGAACTCTACACTGAGGCAAATATCCGTCAACGGCTTAACATGCGTGATTTTATGGATACACTGCGCTCTAGCGGTATAGAAACAGGTGGAGCACCACCTATCAGCCAGGGTGATCGACAAGCATTTGCTAACAATCTCGATAAACTGTTAGCGCAAAAATAA
- a CDS encoding DUF2750 domain-containing protein, with product MDDAQRAAYFLNEAVSQSELWILTDEHGCVMLNTEDEDCVPVWPNKEFAQAWATDGWEACQPEAISLNKWFSRWTHGLTDDELAIVVFPSQDEQGLIFYPDELEHELKQKQHSINKR from the coding sequence ATGGATGATGCACAACGAGCCGCTTACTTCCTCAATGAGGCAGTAAGCCAAAGCGAGTTATGGATTTTAACCGATGAGCACGGCTGTGTAATGCTCAACACGGAAGATGAAGATTGTGTGCCCGTTTGGCCTAATAAAGAGTTTGCTCAAGCTTGGGCTACTGATGGTTGGGAAGCTTGCCAACCTGAGGCTATCTCTTTAAATAAATGGTTTAGTCGTTGGACTCATGGTTTAACTGATGATGAACTCGCTATTGTGGTATTTCCAAGCCAAGACGAGCAAGGGTTAATCTTTTACCCTGACGAACTTGAGCATGAACTTAAACAAAAACAACACTCGATTAATAAGCGATAA
- the nhaD gene encoding sodium:proton antiporter NhaD, protein MKLPIFTIILLLFTCFNTSASEAATATISLTEHWVGYAAIAIFVVAYIVVIFEEQLHMRKSKPMLLAAGVIWFLVAIVYQQMGDNHSAAVAIRHNFLEYAELFFFLLVAMTYINSMLEREVFDALRDRLIIKGLSYRKLFWLTGMLAFFISPVADNLTTALIMCAVILAVGKDQPKFIAIGCVNIVIAANAGGAFSPFGDITTLMVWQKGLVEFGDFFKLFLPSLVNYLVPAFIMQFALPLGRPAAISSAPVQIKKGGLVIVGLFLLTIITAVSFHNFLNIPPVFGMMTGLAYLKLYAYYLREFNNTHIDKSDLPTSHSVEDDFDIFDKIAKAEWDTLFFFYGVILAVGGLGFIGYLTLTSNFIYGELGATTANILVGLLSAIVDNIPVMFAVLSMQPDMSQWQWLLVTLTAGVGGSLLSIGSAAGVALMGQARGQYTFFSHLKWTPVIALGYVASIGMHFWLNG, encoded by the coding sequence ATGAAATTACCAATTTTTACTATCATCCTTCTACTCTTTACTTGTTTCAATACTTCGGCAAGTGAAGCCGCAACTGCGACAATTTCACTGACGGAACATTGGGTTGGATATGCTGCTATTGCTATCTTCGTTGTTGCTTATATTGTCGTAATTTTTGAAGAACAACTGCACATGCGAAAATCAAAACCTATGCTGTTAGCGGCGGGCGTTATTTGGTTCTTAGTGGCTATTGTTTACCAACAAATGGGAGATAATCATTCCGCTGCCGTCGCAATTAGGCATAACTTTCTTGAATACGCTGAGTTATTTTTCTTTCTACTAGTGGCGATGACCTATATCAACTCCATGCTTGAACGTGAGGTTTTTGATGCCTTGCGAGACAGACTCATTATTAAAGGTTTAAGTTATCGTAAGTTATTTTGGTTAACGGGGATGTTGGCATTTTTTATTTCTCCTGTTGCCGATAATTTAACAACAGCACTGATCATGTGCGCGGTTATCTTAGCGGTTGGAAAAGATCAGCCTAAATTTATTGCTATTGGCTGTGTCAATATTGTTATAGCAGCAAATGCTGGCGGCGCCTTTAGTCCGTTCGGCGACATAACAACCTTGATGGTTTGGCAGAAAGGTCTGGTCGAGTTTGGAGATTTCTTCAAATTATTCCTGCCTTCATTAGTCAACTACTTAGTGCCAGCATTTATTATGCAATTTGCTTTGCCTTTAGGTAGGCCTGCAGCAATATCATCAGCGCCAGTACAAATCAAAAAAGGTGGCCTAGTTATTGTTGGCTTATTTTTGCTGACCATTATTACTGCCGTTAGTTTTCATAATTTTCTAAATATTCCGCCAGTATTTGGCATGATGACCGGACTAGCATATTTAAAATTATATGCTTATTACTTGCGTGAATTTAACAATACTCATATTGATAAATCAGACTTACCGACCAGTCATTCTGTCGAAGATGATTTTGATATTTTTGATAAAATTGCCAAAGCAGAGTGGGATACCTTGTTCTTTTTCTACGGTGTGATTTTAGCGGTAGGCGGTTTAGGGTTTATTGGTTATTTAACGTTAACATCGAATTTTATTTACGGTGAGTTAGGGGCAACTACCGCAAATATTCTCGTGGGGCTATTGTCAGCCATTGTTGATAATATTCCAGTAATGTTTGCTGTATTGTCAATGCAACCGGATATGAGCCAATGGCAGTGGTTACTGGTGACATTAACGGCTGGGGTAGGTGGTAGCTTGCTGTCTATCGGCTCAGCAGCTGGTGTGGCGTTAATGGGGCAAGCACGGGGGCAATATACTTTCTTTAGCCATCTTAAGTGGACACCGGTTATCGCTTTAGGCTACGTCGCCAGCATTGGCATGCACTTTTGGCTTAACGGCTAG
- a CDS encoding alpha/beta hydrolase yields the protein MLTLTLYYATNRNHIGDRWSPDSYGQDFSSDRSNNLRFGRVSVDVSLNKIKHFLSNKVHKRSGDGEALSSYIEDKLRKKHTTCAFKEPEDSSLDTNAVLASTKAFIALKKQMELKRDMVVFIHGFNVDWFEALASAMALELMLNRHSQDIEDLKDTSVFLFTWPSNGKMMKNKAYLSDRSDAEDSGIAVARGFLKLRDFLMTLRPKDKDPEKKECGQQLHLLCHSMGNYVLQHAVNSLHEVNNQKNLPQLFHHIFMCAPDVDDNIFELDQPMENLHRLARQVTVYYNNGDLAMCISDYTKGNIDRLGHNGPARPLQLHNKINQLNCSNIVCGITEHSYYLWATVNEDIRQSIDDTDNNDSTRKRAHQSAQIWCLT from the coding sequence ACGCTTTGGCCGAGTTTCGGTCGATGTTAGCCTCAATAAGATAAAACACTTCCTGAGTAATAAAGTTCATAAGCGCAGTGGCGATGGCGAGGCTTTATCTAGCTATATTGAAGATAAATTAAGAAAAAAACATACTACCTGCGCTTTTAAAGAACCAGAAGACTCCTCACTAGATACAAATGCTGTACTTGCTTCTACCAAGGCATTTATTGCGCTTAAAAAACAAATGGAATTAAAGCGAGATATGGTCGTTTTCATTCATGGTTTTAATGTTGATTGGTTTGAAGCGTTAGCCTCTGCTATGGCGTTAGAATTAATGTTAAACCGCCATTCACAAGATATTGAAGACTTAAAAGATACCAGCGTGTTTCTTTTTACCTGGCCATCAAATGGTAAGATGATGAAAAACAAAGCTTATTTATCTGACCGCAGCGATGCTGAAGATTCTGGCATAGCGGTGGCTCGTGGATTTCTTAAGTTGCGTGACTTTCTCATGACTCTTAGACCTAAAGATAAAGACCCCGAAAAAAAGGAATGTGGTCAACAACTACATTTACTGTGTCATTCAATGGGTAATTATGTTTTACAACATGCTGTAAATTCATTACATGAGGTGAATAATCAGAAAAACTTACCTCAATTATTTCATCACATATTTATGTGTGCTCCTGATGTTGATGATAATATTTTTGAGCTTGACCAGCCAATGGAAAACTTGCATCGATTAGCAAGACAAGTCACGGTTTATTATAACAATGGCGATTTGGCAATGTGTATTTCTGACTACACCAAAGGAAATATAGATAGGTTAGGCCACAATGGTCCCGCGAGACCCCTGCAGTTACATAATAAGATAAATCAACTCAATTGTTCCAATATTGTTTGTGGCATCACTGAACATAGTTATTATTTATGGGCCACGGTTAATGAGGATATAAGACAAAGTATCGATGATACCGACAACAACGATAGCACGCGTAAAAGGGCTCATCAGTCAGCACAAATTTGGTGCTTAACATAG